One part of the Eulemur rufifrons isolate Redbay chromosome 16, OSU_ERuf_1, whole genome shotgun sequence genome encodes these proteins:
- the LOC138396752 gene encoding NKG2-C type II integral membrane protein-like, which produces MKKQRPTYSGMNLAKDPKRQQTKSKGRKNSISVTEQEITQVELNLHNATPDLQGKETCYYKFSLLPPEKLTAEILAIICIVLVGSVLKMVLIAHIPFTLTQKLNNSFQTIAHKAYHCGRCPEEWFTYSTNCYYISKEFKTWDESVTACASNNSNLFYTENEEEMKFLGSLSLLSWIGVSRKSRGHPWVSLRGSTFQLNITETEYAKRNCAMLYKYRLQSDECGSSKPYICKHKF; this is translated from the exons ATGAAGAAGCAAAGACCAACCTACTCAGGAATGAATCTGGCCAAGGACCCAAAGAGGCAGCAAACAAAATCTAAGGGCAGGAAAAACTCCATTTCTGTAACTGAACAGGAAATAACCCAAGTGGAATTAAACCTCCATAATGCTACTCCAGATCTCCAAGGGAAGGAGACCTGCTACTACAAAT TTTCACTGTTACCTCCAGAGAAGCTCACTGCTGAGATCCTGGCCATCATTTGCATTGTCCTAGTGGGCTCCGTGTTAAAAATGGTATTAATAGCTCACATTCCCT TTACATTAACACAGAAGCTGAACAATTCTTTCCAGACTATAGCACATAAag CATATCACTGTGGCCGTTGTCCAGAGGAGTGGTTCACATATTCCACCAATTGTTATTACATTAGTAAGGAATTCAAAACTTGGGATGAGAGTGTGACGGCCTGTGCTTCTAACAACTCTAATCTGTTTTATAcagagaatgaagaagaaatg aaATTTCTGGGCTCCCTGTCACTTCTGTCATGGATTGGAGTCTCCCGTAAAAGCCGTGGTCATCCATGGGTGTCATTACGTGGCTCAACTTTCCAACTTAA TATAACAGAAACAGAATATGCTAAACGTAACTGTGCTATGCTATACAAATATAGACTTCAATCAGATGAATGCGGATCTTCAAAACCATATATTTGTAAGCACAAATTTTAG